TCGAGATAGTGGGTGCCGGTGTCGAGACAGGCCTGCACCATCGGGCCGGAGGTGGCCACGAACGGGCCGGCGCAGTGCGCGACCACGTCGACCTCGGCGAGGTGTTGCCGGGTCGCGGCGGGGTCACGCAGGTCGAAGACGACGTGGTCGAGGCCGAGCTCGTCGGCGAGGGCACGGACGGCGGCGGCGTTGCGGCCCGCGAGCAGCGGGCGGGAGCCGCGGCTGACGGCCAGCCGGGCGACGAGGTCGCCGGTGTAGCCGTTGGCGCCGTAAATCATCCATCGTTGATGGGACACCGCACCACCGTAAGGGCTCGACCACAATCCTATCGAGGTGCGAGGACGGGCACATCGACCCGGTTACCGATTCGTCCCGTCCCGATGACCCGTACTCTCGTTCGGGTTGGCCGCGCGACCCGTGGCCGATTCCATCGCGCGAGGAGCAGTCCGCTTGACCGACGTCACCACCCTCCAGCAGGAGATCGCGACCGAGCAGAAGCACGTCGACCGGGTCTACGCCCGGGTCGCCGAGCTGCGCACGGAGGCCGCGCGCGCGGAGCGCGAGGGCTACCGGCAGGCGTCGGTCGGCAATTTCGGCGCGCTGGTCGAACGTGACGCGTTCGTTTTCCACGCCGCCCGGCGGCGCTACCTGCTCGACGCCGAACACGAAGGGCTGGTGTTCGGCCGGCTCGACCTGCTCGGCGGCGCCAGCTTCCACGTCGGCCGGCTCGGCGTCCGCGGCGAGAACGCGGAGACCCTGGTGGTCGACTGGCGGGCACCCGCGGCGGCGGCGTTCTACCAGGCGACAGCGGCCGAGCCGCAGGGCGTGATCCGGCGGCGCATGATCCAGTCGTCCGGCGAGAAGGTCACCGGCATCGAAGACGACCTGCTCGACCCCGACGCGGCGCCCGAGCAGATGCGGGTGGTCGGCGACGGCGCGCTGCTCGCCTCGCTGTCGAAGGCGACCGGGCGCGGCATGCGCGACATCGTGGCCACCATCCAGCAGGAGCAGGACCAGGCCATCCGGTCCCCCGGCGGCGGCGTCACGATCGTGTCCGGCGGCCCCGGCACCGGCAAGACCGCGGTGGCCCTGCACCGCGCCGCCTACCTGCTCTACTCCGACCGCAACCGCTTCGCCGGCGGCGGCATCCTGGTGGTCGGCCCGTCGACCGTCTTCGTCGAATACATCGCGTCGGTGCTGCCGTCGCTGGGCGAGGAGTCGGCGACGCTGCGCTCGCTCGGCACGCTGGTGCCGGGCTGGTCGGCGACCCGCACCGACCCGGGCCCGGTCGCGGCGGTCAAGGGCTCGCTGCGGATCCGCCGGGTGCTCGAGCGGGCCTCCCACGACGCGGTGCCCGACGGCCCGACCTCGCTGCGCCTGCTCTACCGGGGCACCCTGCTGCGGCTCGACCGCAACGCGCTGGACCGGATCCGGACCCGGGCGCTGCCCCGCGGCGCCCGCCGCAACGAGGTGCGCCGCGCCGGCATCGACGGGCTCTTCGACGCCCTCTGGGCGCAGGCGCTGGAGCAGAAGATCCCGGGCCTGCCGAAGCGGGCCGAGTTCGAGGACACCCTGGCCGAGCGCGAAGACTTCCGCTCGTTCATCAAGGAGTGGTGGCCCCGGCTGCGCCCCCGGCACGTGCTGGCCTGGCTGGCCGACCCGGCCCGGCTGCGCCGCTACGGGCAGGGCCTGCTGGCACCGGCCGAGGTCGACCTGCTGGCCGGCGCCTTCGACATCGAGAACCCGACGATCGCCGACATCGCCCTGCTCGACGAGCTCGACGAGCTGCTCGGCCGGCCCAGGCAGCCGGCCCGGGCCCAGCGCAACCCGTTCCACGTGGCGGGCGGCGTCTACGAGGTCAGCACGTCCGGCGAGCGGGCCCGCGCGGCCCGGGCCGCCGCGACCCAACGGCCCGACGACTACCGCGAGTACGCCCACGTGGTGGTCGACGAGTCGCAGGACGTCACCCCGATGCAGTGGCGGATGCTGGGCCGGCGCGGGCGGCTGGCGTCGTGGACGATCGTCGGCGACCCGGCGCAGACGGCCTGGACCGGCGACGTCGAGGAACTCGACCGGGCCCGCGACCGGGCGCTGGGTTCGCGACCCCGCAACGCCTACTCGCTGACCACCAACTACCGCAACTCGGCGGAGATCTTCGAGGTCGCCGCGGCCGAGATCCGCACGATCGCGCCCGACCTGCCGCTGCCGGTCGCCGTGCGGTCGACCGGTGTCCCGCCGGTCGCGCTCGCGGTGCCGGCCGCCGACCTGCCCGACGCGGTGCGCTCCTCGGTCACCGACGTGCTCGGCGAGGTCGAGGGGACGGTCGGCGTGATCACGGCGGTGGCCCGGGTCGGCGAGGTCGCCGGCTGGCTGGCCGAGATCGGCGACCCGCGGCTCCAGGTGGTGACCAGTCTCCAGGCCAAGGGCATGGAATACGACGGCGTCGTGCTGGTCGCTCCGGACGAGATCCGGGCGGGTGGCGCGGCGGGCGTACGCACGCTCTACGTCGCCCTGTCCCGCGCCACCCAGCGGTTGGTGACCGTCGACGTCACTGCCTGACGGCGACCGCCGTGTAGGTCGTGTCCGCGGCCGGTGGGGTCGTGAAGCGGGCGTTGGGTAGGTAGAGCCGCTTGCCGTACGCGGCGATGGTGGTCGGCACGTCAAAACCCGGGCTGGTGATCCGGCGGACCACGGCGCCCCGGGTGCCGGCCCGGTTGAGGTCGACGACGGCGATCTGGTTGAGCCGGTTCTGCACCACGTAGAGGGTGCGCCCGTCGAGCCAGAGCCCGTCGCCGTTGGTCAGCACCTCGCCGCCGAGGTCGACCTGCTTCGTGCCGCCGGTGTCCGGGTCGACCACGAACAGCAGGCCGGTGTTGGACTGGACGATCAGCAGGTTGCGGCCGTCGGGCGTACGCGCGATGCCGTTGGCGTTGGTGGCTCCCGGGGTGAAGACGAAGTCGCCGGTCAGCGGGACGGTCGTGAACGTGTCGCGCTTGGTGGACACGCGGTAGAGCACGGGGTTCTGCGAGTCGGTGAACCAGGCCGCGTCGGGCGTCAGGATCACGTCGTTGACGAAGCTGGTCGCGTCGGTGAAGTTCCAGATCTTCAGGGTGGCGCCGGTGCGGGCGTCGGCGACCCGGCCGTCGCCGCTGCCGGCGCCGGCGACGAACAGCCGGCCCCGCTGGTCGAGCTTGAGGCCGAGCGACCCGGCGCCGAAGCCCGGGTTGATGATCTCCCCCCGGCCGGTGACCAGGCTGGCGCGGTAGATGGCGCCCGTCGCACGGGAGCCGAAATAGGCGTAGGGGACCTTGCCGATGGCGATCCCCTCGGGCTGGAACCCGTTGGGCAGTGCGATGGTGCTCGGGAACAGGGTCTTCTCGTGTGCGGTCGCGGTGCTGGCCGGTCCAAGCAGGGTTGCGGTCAGAGCCGCGGTCAGTCCCAGTGCGATGGTGGCTAGCCGATGGCGCACGATGGATTCTCCTCTCGACGACCTCCGTTCAGAAATTCACGCACGTCAGCCCGGATGGGTTCAGCCGACCTGCGGCGGCGGGATCGGCGCACCGCTCGCGAGGAGGTCGATCAGGGCGGCCAGCCGCTTCTTCCGGGCGGCCGGGCTGGGTGCGCTGGTCAGCTTGAGGATGACCGCGTAGCGGCTGGTCTTGTCGAGCCCGGCGAACCGCGTTTCGGCGGCGGTGTGTCCGGCGAGCGCCGCCGCGAGGTCGTCCGGAACAACGGCGTCGCGCTGGGCCGGGTAGGCGGCGGCCCACCGGCCGTCGGCCTTGGCCGCCTCGATCTGCGCGAACCCGGCCGCCCGCATCCGACCGGCGGCGACCAGCGCCTCGGCGCGGTCCACATTGACCTGTGACCAGCGGGCTCCCTTGCGCCGGGGCGAGTAGCGCTGGAGGAAATGCGCGGCGTCGAGCCCGCGCCGCTGGCTGTCGATCCACCCGAAACAGATCGCGACGTCGCCGGCCTCGTGTGCGGAGATCGTCGGCGTGGCGGCGCCCTTCTTGGCGATCGTCAGCCACGCCTCGCCGGCGCTCTCGTGGTGGTCGGCCAGCCAGGCCTCCCAGTCGGCCACGGAACGAAAGGTCATCGGCTCCATGCCGGCGACCCTACCGAGCCGGATCCGCTCGCCGGGAGACCATGACCTCATGCGGCAGCACGACCAGCACGCCGGGCACGATCCCGACCAGTTCCGGCGCAAGCTGTGGCTGTCGCTGGCCCTGACCATCCCGATCGTGGTGACCAGCGACTCGGTGATGGACTGGTTCGGCTACTCGATCGACTTTCCGGGCATCGGGTGGGTCGCGCCGGTGCTGGGTTC
This genomic interval from Asanoa ferruginea contains the following:
- a CDS encoding SMP-30/gluconolactonase/LRE family protein, which produces MRHRLATIALGLTAALTATLLGPASTATAHEKTLFPSTIALPNGFQPEGIAIGKVPYAYFGSRATGAIYRASLVTGRGEIINPGFGAGSLGLKLDQRGRLFVAGAGSGDGRVADARTGATLKIWNFTDATSFVNDVILTPDAAWFTDSQNPVLYRVSTKRDTFTTVPLTGDFVFTPGATNANGIARTPDGRNLLIVQSNTGLLFVVDPDTGGTKQVDLGGEVLTNGDGLWLDGRTLYVVQNRLNQIAVVDLNRAGTRGAVVRRITSPGFDVPTTIAAYGKRLYLPNARFTTPPAADTTYTAVAVRQ
- a CDS encoding HelD family protein — protein: MTDVTTLQQEIATEQKHVDRVYARVAELRTEAARAEREGYRQASVGNFGALVERDAFVFHAARRRYLLDAEHEGLVFGRLDLLGGASFHVGRLGVRGENAETLVVDWRAPAAAAFYQATAAEPQGVIRRRMIQSSGEKVTGIEDDLLDPDAAPEQMRVVGDGALLASLSKATGRGMRDIVATIQQEQDQAIRSPGGGVTIVSGGPGTGKTAVALHRAAYLLYSDRNRFAGGGILVVGPSTVFVEYIASVLPSLGEESATLRSLGTLVPGWSATRTDPGPVAAVKGSLRIRRVLERASHDAVPDGPTSLRLLYRGTLLRLDRNALDRIRTRALPRGARRNEVRRAGIDGLFDALWAQALEQKIPGLPKRAEFEDTLAEREDFRSFIKEWWPRLRPRHVLAWLADPARLRRYGQGLLAPAEVDLLAGAFDIENPTIADIALLDELDELLGRPRQPARAQRNPFHVAGGVYEVSTSGERARAARAAATQRPDDYREYAHVVVDESQDVTPMQWRMLGRRGRLASWTIVGDPAQTAWTGDVEELDRARDRALGSRPRNAYSLTTNYRNSAEIFEVAAAEIRTIAPDLPLPVAVRSTGVPPVALAVPAADLPDAVRSSVTDVLGEVEGTVGVITAVARVGEVAGWLAEIGDPRLQVVTSLQAKGMEYDGVVLVAPDEIRAGGAAGVRTLYVALSRATQRLVTVDVTA
- a CDS encoding YdeI/OmpD-associated family protein, with product MTFRSVADWEAWLADHHESAGEAWLTIAKKGAATPTISAHEAGDVAICFGWIDSQRRGLDAAHFLQRYSPRRKGARWSQVNVDRAEALVAAGRMRAAGFAQIEAAKADGRWAAAYPAQRDAVVPDDLAAALAGHTAAETRFAGLDKTSRYAVILKLTSAPSPAARKKRLAALIDLLASGAPIPPPQVG